The genomic segment gatatgaaggatatgagcgatgcatcttatgtcattggcattaagatacatagagacagaattcgagGTATTATAGGTTTGTCTCAAGAAATCTATATaaacaaagttttagagagatatcggtgaaagattgttcaccaagtatagctcccgttgtgaaaggcgataaattcaatttgagccaatgcccaaataatgatctagagcgggaacaaatgaaaaacattccttatgcttctgctgtcggaagcttgatgtatgctcaggtttgcactagacctgacattgcatttgttgttgggatgttgggaagatattAGAGTAATCCAGGTTTAGACCATTGGAAATCTGCAAAGAAAGTAATGaggtaccttcaagggaccaaagattatatgcttatgttcagacgaactgagaatttggaagtaattggtTACTCTGATTGAGACTACGCTGGCTGCATTGATTCAAGAAAATCCACTTCAGGATATATTTTCATGCTAGctggtggagctgtatcttggagaagtgcaaagcagacattgactgctacttccactatggaagctgagttcgtagcttgttttgaggcaacctcacatggtgtatggttgaagagtttcatttcagggcttagaattatggattctatatctaggccattaaaaatatattgtgacaattcagctgctgtttttatggctaaaaataacaaaagtggtagtcgaagcaagcacatcgacattaagtatttagccatacgagaacgtgttaaagataagaagttacttatcgagcacattagcactgaattgatgattgcgGATCCTTTGACTAAGGGcatgccaccattgaaatttaaggatcatacagaaagaatgagacttggttcctttatgtaattttgttgtaagaacAAAATTAATGAAACTCATTAAGTTATGTTATTTTTCATATTCAGTTATGTACATATTTagttatcatgaaaaatatcaataaagttggacctcgaataaacatagagtttattcattaagttatttgagagatataatacattgtgatacatggaagataataatTGTTTTTAGATGACTTAtcgccatgattcatgtattttaaTTTCTCCTATGATAAATGAGATATACGGGTCAAGTGGAAGAATGTAAGAAAATTGTGACCCGTAAAATAAACGTGTTGAAAATGACGACGGTCATTGCCAAAAATTGTTGAAAAAATTTGTACACGGCAgcctcaaattttgaaaattgagatgcgTATACAAATTTGGTTTGAATCTCGAGCTCCCAAAACACTCGGTGATGGTATGAGTGTGCCTATAAATACCGAAGACATTGAGATCCCTAAACACATAATCTCATACAGAAAATACATCATCTAAAGGAGTGTTGGAGTGTTTAGAAGGCTTCAATCGAAAAGAAATCAGAAAAGCagagaaatcaaaattttcaatggccggaggtaattctcgattaaagcttccgcatattatatcATGTTTATAGATACgtagaaacatgattttgagaaaaatatctAACACATTTGACTTGTTTGAGTGCTGAAGAAGAGTTTTCAtatctatattttaaaatgggTCTCTCTAATTATAATCTcgtatatgtttttttatttaaaataggtAACAATCGGTATCCAGTTCGAGTATAGAGTTTTTACCTGAAAATATAGTCGGGTTCAGGTAGTATCCGAATCCGTCTagttacttgattttacccgaAGCCGACTAGTTATTTGATTTTACCTGAAAACTCGCACCCGATCAAGTTCGAGTAGGAAAGAACCGGGAGAAAGTCTATCTGATTGCCCAACCCTACATGCaacttcatatttttattttttaaaaaaaatacggCCAAATTTTGTAATACATTTTAAATGTGTAATGTTTTGTTATAGTTTGGTAaggaagaaattatttttataatattttataaaacctTGACTACAATGTTAGGTTAAGGGTAGTTTTGCCCTTCCATCTTTTGCTCTAGGGTTTAACCGCATGAACACTAAATACACCAGCAAACTACAAGAAGCAGCAGAAATGGCGACCGAGGATCTCTCCTTAAGCTGAAGTATGCTTTCTTCCTTATAAATTCCATGGTGTTTTGATCGCTTTTcgttcaaattttttattagtGATTTGGATCTATGGAGATGTAGATAGGTTTGACGTTGTCTCATTTATCTTTTCTGTTATCTGTGAATTTATGTTCGTAATTGGGTTTAATAGATGAGATGATGAAATAAGTAATGTAAAACGAAGGTATTTATATCATCAAGATTTTCCCCTGGAGGTTTACGGAGCATTCCCTTCGAAAGGAGTTTGTGAAAGTTTGCCCCTCTTGTTGCTTTGGGTGCTTAGTTCTGAACATTTTTTGGTAGTTGCCTGCCTGCCTCCTATCTATGTTTACCATAAGAACTTGAAATTGGGGCATGATTTTGCTATTGGATAAATGAGGAAACGCGTCTCCTCATCAGTTAATAGTTTCCTGTATATTCGATTTGAAAGAGTGAGACCTGCATTATTCATAATTCTCTTCGGGTAAGCTCTTTTTGGTTGTTGGCTGCCTTATTGTGAGCTTTCTTTAAATGTCTGTGTTAACTTTTTTGTACTCCAGTCTATTTATTCTTCTATTTGTTTCATGTTCCATGATGCGAAAAAAAGCCTTTTTATGCTTTTGATGTTTATGTTAAGTATTTTAGCATTCTACTTGTATtgaggggctgttttgatggcGTAgggcatgttttgaatttgaattattATGTGATCTGCTATGGGTAATTCAGTTCGTCCACTAGGAAATATAAAAAGACTGGATAAGTGGATCATAAGATGTCTCAAATGTTTAACAATGTCGCGGCTTGATTACCTTGTTAAATTTGAGCTTTCATTCAATCGCAGGGGGAATTGATAGTCAACGGAAAGTTGATTGTAGTGAAATTTGTTGAGACTTCAAGATCTTGGGGAATAACCTCGTTGATACACATTGACTTCCTTCACTGTTGGAAAAGTTTGGAGAAATATCTATATTAAGTCATCAAATTTAGGACATATGGGAGAAATCTTAATGTTTTCGCAGTCCTCATTACTGCAAGGATCTCGGCATCAATTGGGCACTTCGAGGAAAGTACAACTTCATGTTGATCGCAAGCAAGTGTTCTCAGTTGGAGCTGTGGCTCTGAGTTTTGTCCCGACAAGCTTGAAGAAAGTAAGAACTGGTTCTCTTTATTGGGAAGATAAAGCtggttttatcagagattcaaAAATGCCGACCACATTTCCTGTTTTTTCTGTTGGGACAGGCAGTGATATTTTACCAGATTCTGGTGGTTCGAATGACAATTTTAGTGGTGGTAGTGGTAATGAAGGTGGTGGAAGTGGCAATGGTGGTGGTGATGGTAATAAGGATAAGGGGGGACCTGATGAAAATGACGGTCACGACAGTGGCGACGCCAAGAAAGTAGGCATGTCAATGTCCCAGAAACTCACACTTGGGTATGCTGCCTTGGTTGGAGTTGGTGGTGCGATGGGCTATATGAAAGGTGGAAGCAAGAAGTCATTGATTTCTGGCGAACTGTCAGCTCTTGTATTGTATGCTGTTTACAGTATTCTTCCAACAAACCCTGTTTTGGCATCGTGCCTCGGCCTTGGTCTATCGCTTTCTCTCCTAGTGGTGATGGGTTCTCGCTTTAAGAGTTCAGGAAAGATCTTTCCAGCTGGTGTTGTCTCCTTAGTATCAGTAGTCATGAGTGGTGGCTATTTGCATGGAATATTACGTAGTATGCACTAATCATGCTCAAAGTGTGTTGTTGGCTCCAACTTTACTTGTATCCGGCTGTTTGTTTCCTGTTCTGTGACCTTATCACTTGTCGTCCAAAATACAGATACGACGACTTCGCATCTTTGCATGCTAGGTCTCTGACTTTGCGAAATTTGATATGGTTTTGTTGAAGTAATAAAAGAGAGGTGGGTTTTAACTCATCTGTAATAAGGCCGGTCTGATTTCTTATTTGATGCAACTGTAGCTGTTAAATGTAGTATTTTATACTTGCATGCTTCATAACCTTGTTTTTCATGGTTTTAAGCATCCTTGTACGTTTATCTACAGAGCTTTGTTTTTATATGCTTTAGTTTTTCAGTGAGTAgttcatttttaattttctattttttttgttgGAAACTGGTGATCATTTTTAATTCCAAGATATGCAGAGCTTAGGTATCTGTTAATTTTACATTGGAGTGTTCATCACATTTACATTGCATATGGGGGAAAAATAATATACTGTGAAATGCAAGTTGGTTGGTTGTTTGCAGCAAGTTGGTCGTCATTCCAGTGAATGATATTTTAGAGTTTTGTAGCTATTTTAAGATGAAATTATGTTGGAATTAAAAGAACAACAGAACAAAAACgaaaggatttaaaattttctagtaTTATTCAGTCAAACGGTACAAGACTTCACATTGAAATTTATATAGGCTAGTTATATAATTTAACTTAATGTTGTACCAATGTGTCTAACTCCCCTGGGAAAATTCAGTTGGGTAGCACATTTAATCAATTTTGGCAAAGCAAGCTTGGCATGTGTTGGTGAAGCCAGAATCTCGTGGCTTaaaatgtagaacccgtaaatcagactacgtataagtcatgcataatttctagcatttaaagtaaattgattctttttattattgcatgagtatttattctttcctttaaatttaattattttatgcagtagtttaatttttatcttttcagttaattcagtgaggccggactggagttggagttttgagataaaatttaagattaagaaataattcccagaatttattttagctagccaataagttaatttaagttaaaagaaggtttaaggaattatttaagtaatttgaggtaagtaggaaataagttcatttaggttccataattaatgtgttaattcactaaattatttaaaggataggtaaggctctaaagatttaaaatacactaactaaaaaatatttcccctcca from the Primulina tabacum isolate GXHZ01 chromosome 8, ASM2559414v2, whole genome shotgun sequence genome contains:
- the LOC142553801 gene encoding uncharacterized protein LOC142553801; the protein is MGEILMFSQSSLLQGSRHQLGTSRKVQLHVDRKQVFSVGAVALSFVPTSLKKVRTGSLYWEDKAGFIRDSKMPTTFPVFSVGTGSDILPDSGGSNDNFSGGSGNEGGGSGNGGGDGNKDKGGPDENDGHDSGDAKKVGMSMSQKLTLGYAALVGVGGAMGYMKGGSKKSLISGELSALVLYAVYSILPTNPVLASCLGLGLSLSLLVVMGSRFKSSGKIFPAGVVSLVSVVMSGGYLHGILRSMH